One part of the Leucobacter triazinivorans genome encodes these proteins:
- a CDS encoding ABC transporter ATP-binding protein, producing MSEPLLEIEDLHASLVTKYRRLDLLNGVSLTLGRGEALGLVGESGSGKSLTTRAVMRMLAKGFRVRGDIRFAGESVLGMNRERLRRFRATDVGMIFQDPRAHVNPVHTVGDFLTEALVRDRGVKLDEAERRAVQLLDEVGVRNAEGRLRQYPHELSGGLLQRVMIASVLLAEPKLILADEPTTALDVTAQSDVMAILDEQRRARGLSLLFITHDLELANACCDRLAVMYAGEIVEQGAHVYDAPTHPYTVELLGARPSIDERLERLPVLEYTQELHEELKARAAG from the coding sequence ATGAGCGAACCACTGCTCGAGATCGAGGATCTGCACGCCAGCCTCGTCACCAAGTACCGGCGTCTCGATCTGCTGAACGGGGTGAGCCTCACCCTCGGCCGGGGCGAGGCGCTCGGCCTCGTCGGCGAGTCGGGTTCGGGCAAGTCGCTCACCACCCGTGCGGTGATGCGCATGCTGGCGAAGGGCTTCCGGGTGCGCGGCGACATCCGCTTCGCCGGGGAGTCGGTGCTCGGCATGAACCGCGAGCGCCTGCGCCGGTTCCGCGCCACCGACGTCGGCATGATCTTCCAGGACCCGCGGGCGCACGTGAATCCCGTGCACACGGTCGGCGACTTCCTCACCGAGGCGCTCGTGCGCGATCGCGGGGTGAAGCTCGACGAGGCCGAGCGCCGCGCCGTGCAACTGCTCGACGAGGTCGGCGTGCGCAACGCCGAGGGCCGTCTGCGGCAGTACCCGCACGAGCTGTCGGGCGGCCTGCTGCAGCGGGTGATGATCGCGAGCGTGCTGCTGGCCGAGCCGAAGCTCATCCTCGCAGACGAGCCGACCACCGCGCTCGACGTCACCGCCCAGTCCGACGTCATGGCGATCCTCGACGAGCAGCGCCGGGCGCGGGGGCTCTCGCTGCTCTTCATCACCCACGACCTCGAGCTCGCGAACGCCTGCTGCGACCGACTCGCGGTCATGTACGCGGGTGAGATCGTGGAGCAGGGAGCGCACGTCTACGACGCGCCGACCCACCCGTACACCGTCGAGCTGCTGGGGGCGCGGCCGAGCATCGACGAGCGCCTGGAACGCCTGCCGGTGCTCGAGTACACCCAGGAACTGCACGAAGAGCTGAAGGCGAGGGCCGCGGGATGA
- a CDS encoding ABC transporter permease — translation MTAPSTTAIALTAARNQNPGFATLLARRLGAWGLVASGVLAVIVVVAVLAPWLAPYDPNHPDLLSALAGPSAEHWLGADALGRDLLSRLMWGARITLLGPTLVILIATVVGTLLALLAAWNGGIVDTVISWVLDVLFAVPGIVFGLIAVAIFGPDLMTVVVGLSIGYIPYVARVVRGAALRERNMPYVQAAWLQGQSGFGISLRQILPNVQPIVTAQAVSSLGFAVVDLAAVSFLGLGVQPPTADLGLMVKSGFDSVLRGQPAEAVSAGLAIVLIVWSITVIGDRLTSNARSIR, via the coding sequence ATGACCGCGCCGAGCACCACAGCAATCGCGCTCACCGCGGCGCGCAATCAGAACCCGGGCTTCGCCACCCTCCTCGCGCGCCGTCTCGGCGCGTGGGGCCTCGTGGCGAGCGGAGTGCTCGCCGTCATCGTGGTGGTCGCGGTGCTGGCGCCGTGGCTCGCCCCCTACGACCCGAACCACCCGGATCTGCTCTCGGCGCTGGCGGGTCCGAGCGCCGAGCACTGGCTCGGCGCCGACGCCCTCGGCCGGGACCTGCTGTCCCGGCTCATGTGGGGCGCCCGGATCACCCTGCTCGGCCCGACGCTCGTGATCCTCATCGCGACCGTCGTCGGCACGCTGCTCGCGCTGCTCGCGGCCTGGAACGGCGGCATCGTCGACACCGTGATCTCGTGGGTGCTCGACGTGCTGTTCGCGGTGCCCGGCATCGTGTTCGGCCTCATCGCCGTCGCGATCTTCGGGCCGGATCTCATGACGGTGGTCGTCGGCCTCTCGATCGGCTACATCCCCTACGTGGCCCGCGTGGTGCGCGGCGCCGCGCTGCGCGAGCGCAACATGCCCTACGTGCAGGCCGCCTGGCTGCAGGGGCAGTCGGGATTCGGGATCAGCCTCCGGCAGATCCTGCCGAACGTGCAGCCCATCGTCACCGCGCAGGCCGTATCGTCGCTCGGCTTCGCCGTCGTCGACCTCGCGGCCGTCTCTTTCCTGGGACTCGGCGTGCAGCCGCCGACCGCCGATCTCGGCCTCATGGTGAAGAGCGGCTTCGATTCCGTGCTGCGCGGGCAGCCGGCCGAGGCGGTCAGCGCGGGCCTCGCGATCGTGCTGATCGTCTGGAGCATCACGGTGATCGGCGATCGCCTCACCTCGAACGCAAGGAGCATCCGATGA
- a CDS encoding ABC transporter permease, translated as MSIPSFLLRRTGGLLLVLVVTSFIVFGLMYLAPGSPLSFVLGPRGGTPEQIARVTEQYHLDDPLFVRYFAWLGDVFRGDLGDSIVYRQPVLDLLSGRIGTTAALIAYATILIAIVGVGLGLLASLRGGWVDQLVTTVATLGLATPTFVIGVALISLFAVGTGWFPTNGSGGGGLDTIWHLTLPAVALAVASAAYLARITRASVLEEEGREHVQTAVARGLRAPLVIRRHVLRNALIPITTVMGLTIATLIAGAVVVETVFALDGLGSLLVRAILQRDFAVVQAVVLVLVVTFVIINAIVDFLYTLIDPRIKLGSTQ; from the coding sequence ATGTCCATTCCCTCGTTCCTCCTGCGGCGCACCGGCGGGCTGCTGCTCGTGCTGGTCGTCACCTCCTTCATCGTCTTCGGGCTGATGTATCTCGCCCCCGGGAGCCCGCTCAGCTTCGTGCTGGGCCCCCGGGGCGGGACCCCGGAGCAGATCGCCCGTGTCACCGAGCAGTACCACCTCGACGACCCGCTGTTCGTGCGCTACTTCGCGTGGCTCGGCGACGTCTTCCGGGGCGACCTCGGCGATTCGATCGTCTACCGGCAGCCCGTGCTCGATCTGCTCTCCGGCCGCATCGGCACCACGGCGGCGCTCATCGCCTACGCGACGATCCTCATCGCGATCGTCGGCGTCGGTCTCGGACTGCTCGCCTCGCTGCGGGGCGGCTGGGTCGATCAGCTCGTGACCACGGTCGCGACGCTGGGGCTCGCGACCCCGACGTTCGTCATCGGCGTGGCGCTCATCAGCCTCTTCGCGGTGGGGACCGGGTGGTTCCCCACCAACGGCAGTGGTGGGGGAGGGCTCGACACGATCTGGCACCTCACCCTCCCGGCCGTCGCGCTCGCGGTCGCGAGCGCGGCCTATCTCGCGAGGATCACCCGGGCCTCGGTGCTCGAGGAGGAGGGGCGGGAGCACGTGCAGACCGCGGTCGCCCGCGGCCTGCGCGCCCCGCTCGTGATCCGCCGGCACGTGCTGCGCAACGCGCTCATCCCGATCACCACCGTGATGGGGCTCACGATCGCCACGCTCATCGCGGGAGCCGTGGTGGTCGAGACGGTCTTCGCGCTCGACGGCCTCGGGTCGCTGCTCGTGCGCGCGATCCTGCAGCGCGACTTCGCCGTGGTGCAGGCCGTGGTGCTCGTGCTCGTCGTGACCTTCGTGATCATCAACGCCATCGTCGATTTCCTTTACACGCTCATCGATCCGCGCATCAAGCTGGGGAGCACACAATGA
- a CDS encoding ABC transporter substrate-binding protein, giving the protein MSKRTLMIVGAAAAAAALALTACSGGAGGGDASGGDGGDAAFELDFSSLATTTPAGTAPVDTVTWNLPYEPLSLDPMFTYNYAENTVISNLCESLMRLTPELEIENGLAESVENPDERTVVYTLRSDATFWDGSPVSADDVVYSLGRQVGADSASYYADYFSSVESVEKTGDREVTVRLTEPDALFEQAMSSAAGAIVQQAAAEAAGERFGTPQGGLMCSGPFSLAGWDPGKNLRLEKNADYWDAELVPLVENLDFTFIADESTAINSLRSGDSDGQFFYLPPAGLTQIEGSDAEIVFGESFTMWTMRATSTEGPFSKPEVRAALLAAIDRQAIGDVVFQGAAAPAPVLTGPAYFGTGPQAALFQEAFDGFSTEPDIEKAQEMLAEAGDVSGKIVLGVQGSSAVHEQTANLIQAAGEAIGLDIETQVIPVEQFGNLYFDETAREGLDGFFTTYYGDFADPLSVYVALAPEGTGNFTGYDAAGDDIAEARRTLDPEARAEHTIAAQEKITRDLPWVPFNFMPVIMVQNSDISGAVPSSAYLSYPWAATIGGVE; this is encoded by the coding sequence GTGTCCAAACGAACCCTCATGATTGTCGGCGCCGCGGCAGCCGCTGCCGCACTCGCCCTCACCGCCTGCTCGGGCGGAGCAGGCGGCGGCGACGCGTCCGGCGGCGACGGCGGAGACGCCGCCTTCGAGCTCGACTTCTCGAGCCTCGCGACGACCACGCCGGCCGGCACGGCTCCCGTCGACACCGTCACGTGGAACCTGCCGTACGAGCCGCTCTCGCTCGACCCGATGTTCACCTACAACTACGCCGAGAACACCGTCATCTCGAATCTCTGCGAGAGCCTGATGCGCCTCACGCCCGAACTCGAGATCGAGAACGGCCTGGCCGAATCGGTCGAGAACCCCGATGAGCGCACCGTCGTCTACACGCTGCGCTCGGACGCGACGTTCTGGGACGGGAGCCCGGTCAGCGCCGACGACGTCGTCTACTCCCTCGGCCGCCAGGTCGGTGCGGACAGCGCGTCGTACTACGCTGACTACTTCTCGAGCGTGGAGTCGGTCGAGAAGACCGGCGACCGCGAGGTGACCGTGCGCCTCACGGAGCCCGACGCCCTCTTCGAGCAGGCGATGTCGAGCGCGGCGGGCGCCATCGTGCAGCAGGCGGCCGCCGAGGCCGCGGGCGAGCGGTTCGGCACGCCGCAGGGCGGGCTCATGTGCTCGGGCCCGTTCTCGCTCGCCGGCTGGGACCCGGGCAAGAACCTGCGCCTCGAGAAGAACGCCGACTACTGGGACGCGGAGCTCGTGCCGCTGGTCGAGAACCTCGACTTCACCTTCATCGCCGATGAGTCGACCGCCATCAACTCGCTGCGCTCGGGCGATTCCGACGGGCAGTTCTTCTACCTGCCGCCAGCCGGGCTGACCCAGATCGAGGGCAGCGACGCCGAGATCGTCTTCGGCGAGTCGTTCACGATGTGGACGATGCGCGCGACCAGCACCGAGGGGCCGTTCTCGAAGCCCGAGGTGCGCGCTGCCCTGCTCGCCGCGATCGACCGTCAGGCGATCGGCGACGTCGTGTTCCAGGGTGCGGCCGCACCGGCACCCGTGCTCACCGGGCCCGCCTACTTCGGCACCGGTCCGCAGGCGGCGCTCTTCCAGGAGGCCTTCGACGGCTTCAGCACGGAACCGGACATCGAGAAGGCTCAGGAGATGCTCGCCGAGGCCGGCGACGTCTCGGGCAAGATCGTGCTCGGCGTGCAGGGCTCCTCGGCCGTGCACGAGCAGACCGCCAATCTCATCCAGGCGGCGGGCGAGGCGATCGGCCTCGACATCGAGACCCAGGTGATCCCGGTCGAGCAGTTCGGCAACCTCTACTTCGACGAGACCGCGCGAGAGGGGCTCGACGGCTTCTTCACGACCTACTACGGCGACTTCGCCGATCCGCTCTCCGTCTACGTCGCGCTGGCGCCCGAAGGCACCGGCAACTTCACCGGCTACGACGCGGCGGGCGACGACATCGCGGAGGCGCGTCGCACCCTCGACCCCGAGGCCCGCGCCGAGCACACTATCGCCGCGCAGGAGAAGATCACCCGCGACCTGCCCTGGGTGCCGTTCAACTTCATGCCCGTCATCATGGTGCAGAACTCCGACATCTCGGGCGCCGTCCCGTCGTCCGCCTACCTGAGCTACCCCTGGGCCGCGACCATCGGAGGGGTGGAGTAG
- a CDS encoding amidohydrolase family protein — MTATPERQLLRTPGLVDAHIHPDKTSWGAPWMSRRPAATLRELIENDRATQFGFDASVEQRSHALLSHALENGTLAMRAHVDVSSELGTANVEGVRAAAERLAPHLTVQIVAFPQFGLLTNPGTLDVMAAALDAGADLVGGIDPGGLEGDLHGHLDAIFGLADRAGRDLDIHLHDGGEDGLAQIREIAARTIAGGRQGRVTIGHAFALCDASLPSLGETLDRVAEAGIWIATCALGPDPVPDLDRFERHGVRLALGSDGVRDAWSPFGTGSMVDRAHLLAYRTGALTDAELERAWRLAGVAGGEMLGISEIADWAGPQSATRLEFAAESIAQLVTDRPAPMRVIRGGAEVRPPAAG, encoded by the coding sequence ATGACGGCGACCCCCGAGCGACAGCTGCTCCGTACCCCCGGTCTGGTCGATGCCCACATCCATCCCGACAAGACGTCGTGGGGTGCGCCCTGGATGTCGCGTCGCCCGGCCGCGACGCTGCGGGAGCTCATCGAGAACGACCGCGCGACCCAGTTCGGCTTCGACGCGTCGGTCGAGCAGCGATCCCACGCGCTGCTCTCGCACGCGCTCGAGAACGGCACCCTGGCGATGCGCGCCCACGTGGACGTGTCGAGCGAACTCGGCACCGCGAACGTCGAGGGCGTGCGCGCCGCTGCGGAGCGGCTCGCGCCGCACCTCACCGTGCAGATCGTGGCCTTCCCCCAGTTCGGCCTGCTCACGAACCCCGGCACCCTCGATGTCATGGCCGCCGCGCTCGACGCCGGCGCGGATCTCGTGGGCGGAATCGACCCGGGCGGGCTCGAGGGCGATCTGCACGGGCACCTCGATGCGATCTTCGGGCTCGCGGATCGCGCCGGCCGCGACCTCGACATCCATCTGCACGACGGCGGGGAGGACGGACTCGCGCAGATCCGCGAGATCGCCGCCCGCACCATCGCGGGCGGTCGGCAGGGGCGCGTCACCATCGGCCACGCCTTCGCCCTCTGCGACGCATCGCTGCCCAGCCTGGGCGAGACCCTCGATCGCGTCGCCGAGGCGGGCATCTGGATCGCGACCTGCGCGCTCGGGCCCGATCCGGTGCCAGATCTCGACCGGTTCGAACGGCACGGCGTGCGCCTCGCGCTCGGTTCGGACGGAGTGCGCGACGCCTGGAGCCCGTTCGGCACCGGCAGCATGGTCGACCGCGCGCATCTGCTCGCGTATCGCACCGGAGCGCTCACCGATGCCGAGCTGGAGCGCGCCTGGCGCCTGGCCGGGGTCGCCGGCGGCGAGATGCTCGGAATCTCTGAGATCGCCGACTGGGCCGGCCCGCAGAGCGCGACGCGCCTCGAATTCGCCGCCGAGAGCATCGCCCAGCTCGTCACGGACCGCCCCGCACCGATGCGCGTGATCCGCGGCGGGGCGGAGGTGCGCCCGCCTGCCGCCGGCTGA
- a CDS encoding FadR/GntR family transcriptional regulator, translated as MRQIQRRSLVDTVVDELKREIAQGSWAIGDRIPSEAELTTTLGVSRPSVREAVRSLVQLGLLETRQGDGTYVVATDATQVALRRALRSADSREVIRVRRALDALAAREAAEFRSETDLAYLAEQLRQRSAAVAAGDTAAFAEADLAYHLGIAAASGNRLLTDIYASFDGSIRESVADASCLARGADPDRADLHDALFRAIDARDPEAAQSAALGVLEQQERLLDEHP; from the coding sequence GTGCGCCAGATTCAACGACGATCTCTCGTCGACACGGTCGTCGACGAGCTGAAGCGCGAAATCGCCCAGGGGAGCTGGGCGATCGGAGATCGGATCCCCTCGGAGGCCGAGCTCACCACCACGCTCGGCGTCAGCCGCCCCTCCGTGCGAGAGGCCGTGCGATCGCTCGTGCAACTGGGGCTCCTCGAGACCCGCCAGGGCGACGGCACCTATGTGGTGGCGACCGACGCGACCCAGGTCGCGCTGCGCCGGGCCCTGCGCTCCGCCGACAGCCGCGAGGTCATCCGCGTGCGGCGGGCGCTCGACGCGCTCGCCGCACGGGAGGCGGCGGAGTTCCGCAGCGAGACCGACCTCGCCTATCTCGCCGAACAGCTCCGGCAGCGCAGCGCAGCCGTCGCCGCGGGCGACACGGCGGCATTCGCGGAGGCCGACCTCGCATACCACCTGGGCATCGCCGCCGCCTCGGGCAACCGCCTGCTGACCGACATCTACGCGAGCTTCGACGGCTCCATCCGGGAGTCGGTCGCCGACGCCTCCTGCCTCGCCCGGGGCGCAGACCCCGATCGCGCCGACCTGCACGACGCGCTCTTCCGAGCGATCGATGCGAGAGACCCCGAGGCGGCCCAGTCCGCTGCGCTCGGTGTGCTCGAGCAGCAGGAGCGGTTGCTCGATGAGCACCCCTGA
- a CDS encoding MFS transporter produces MSTPERRHGIAAGVLILAVGLSVRYPITSVSPLLGEIAATYGLSASGLAVLSAIPVLLFGLASPLAPLLVSRLGLTRSISVLLAALAAATLLRPLSPSLLFSGTVAIGAAIAILGILAPQVIRHALAARGGFWTGVYTTSFGVSAAAGAALAVPLLHVFDDRVAPALMSWGIPLLIAVGLALAFGPRVGAGPAARGAAKKIAHGSVFRTRGIWAVTGFFGCQALIYFSLTAWLPTIAVDRGMPAPQAGLLLAWMSVAGLPASLLAPTLAGRRSLRTKLIVGVGVLSMLGIAGLALGPLALAPLMVAVLGVAQSAAFGLAIALIVFTAPSAAQTAAFSATSQGIGYAAAALGPLLLGVLVQAGVEWSAAVLLLAVAAAGELAFGVIGSRASLGEDPAGRS; encoded by the coding sequence ATGAGCACCCCTGAACGCCGCCACGGCATCGCCGCCGGAGTACTGATCCTCGCCGTCGGCCTCAGCGTCCGCTACCCGATCACCTCCGTCTCACCGCTGCTCGGCGAGATCGCGGCCACCTATGGCCTCTCCGCCTCCGGGCTCGCGGTGCTGAGCGCCATCCCGGTGCTGCTCTTCGGGCTCGCGTCGCCCCTCGCCCCGCTGCTCGTCTCCCGGCTCGGCCTCACCCGGTCCATCTCGGTGCTGCTCGCGGCGCTCGCGGCGGCCACGCTGCTGCGGCCGCTCTCGCCCTCGCTCCTGTTCTCGGGCACCGTCGCGATCGGCGCGGCGATCGCGATCCTCGGCATCCTGGCGCCGCAGGTGATCCGGCACGCACTGGCCGCCAGGGGCGGGTTCTGGACCGGGGTCTACACCACATCGTTCGGAGTGAGCGCAGCGGCCGGCGCGGCGCTCGCGGTCCCGCTGCTGCACGTCTTCGACGACCGGGTGGCGCCGGCGCTCATGAGCTGGGGCATCCCCTTGCTCATCGCGGTCGGGCTCGCGCTCGCCTTCGGCCCCCGCGTCGGCGCCGGGCCCGCGGCGCGCGGCGCCGCCAAGAAGATCGCGCACGGCTCCGTCTTCCGCACCCGGGGCATCTGGGCGGTCACCGGGTTCTTCGGCTGCCAGGCGCTCATCTACTTCTCGCTCACGGCCTGGCTCCCGACGATCGCGGTCGATCGCGGCATGCCGGCCCCGCAGGCGGGTCTGCTCCTCGCCTGGATGAGCGTGGCCGGACTCCCGGCCTCGCTGCTCGCTCCCACGCTCGCCGGGCGGCGGTCGCTGCGCACGAAGCTGATCGTGGGCGTGGGCGTGCTCTCGATGCTCGGGATCGCGGGGCTCGCCCTCGGCCCCCTGGCCCTCGCGCCACTCATGGTCGCCGTGCTCGGCGTCGCGCAGAGTGCGGCGTTCGGTCTCGCGATCGCGCTCATCGTGTTCACCGCGCCGAGCGCCGCCCAGACGGCCGCCTTCTCAGCGACGAGCCAGGGCATCGGATACGCGGCGGCCGCGCTCGGCCCGCTCCTGCTCGGCGTGCTGGTGCAGGCGGGTGTCGAGTGGTCCGCGGCCGTTCTGCTGCTCGCCGTCGCGGCGGCCGGGGAGCTGGCGTTCGGCGTCATCGGCTCGCGCGCATCACTCGGCGAGGATCCCGCCGGCCGCTCGTAG
- the tagD gene encoding glycerol-3-phosphate cytidylyltransferase has translation MKRILTYGTFDLLHWGHIRLLRRARALGDYLVVAASTEEFNAGKGKKTYHDFETRKNMLEAVRYVDLVIPEEAWDQKIRDVQRYEIDAVVMGGDWEGDPRFEVLRDYCEVVYLDRTEGVSTTKIKKDLGVNA, from the coding sequence ATGAAGCGGATCCTGACCTACGGCACCTTCGACCTCCTGCACTGGGGGCACATCCGCCTGCTGCGCCGCGCGCGCGCGCTCGGAGACTACCTCGTCGTGGCGGCCTCCACCGAGGAGTTCAACGCGGGCAAGGGCAAGAAGACCTACCACGACTTCGAGACGCGCAAGAACATGCTCGAGGCCGTGCGCTACGTCGACCTCGTGATCCCGGAGGAGGCGTGGGACCAGAAGATCCGCGACGTGCAGCGCTACGAGATCGACGCCGTGGTGATGGGCGGCGACTGGGAGGGCGACCCCCGCTTCGAGGTGCTGCGCGACTACTGCGAGGTCGTCTACCTCGACCGCACCGAGGGCGTCTCGACCACCAAGATCAAGAAGGATCTCGGCGTCAACGCCTAG
- a CDS encoding amino acid ABC transporter ATP-binding protein, whose amino-acid sequence MSVHATDTPMVRAEAVSKAYGSNEVLKSISLEVQRGEVLCLVGPSGSGKSTFLRCINHLETINAGRLWVDGELVGYRQSGDKIYEMHPKEAAKQRRDIGMVFQRFNLFPHMTALENVMLAPNLLKKGDKASLQSRAMELLARVGLAERYDYYPAHLSGGQQQRVAIARALAMEPKLMLFDEPTSALDPELVGEVLEVMQGLAESGMTMIVVTHEMGFAREVADELVFMDGGVVVEAGDPAEVLSNPQRERTKAFLSKVL is encoded by the coding sequence ATGAGCGTTCACGCGACCGACACGCCCATGGTGAGAGCCGAGGCCGTCTCGAAGGCCTACGGTTCGAACGAGGTGCTGAAGTCCATCTCGCTCGAGGTGCAGCGGGGCGAGGTGCTCTGCCTCGTCGGCCCCTCGGGGTCGGGCAAGTCGACGTTCCTGCGCTGCATCAATCACCTCGAGACCATCAACGCCGGCAGGCTCTGGGTCGACGGCGAGCTCGTGGGCTATCGCCAGAGCGGCGACAAGATCTACGAGATGCACCCGAAGGAGGCCGCGAAGCAGCGGCGCGACATCGGCATGGTGTTCCAGCGGTTCAACCTGTTTCCGCACATGACCGCGCTCGAGAACGTGATGCTCGCACCGAACCTGCTGAAGAAGGGCGACAAGGCGTCGCTGCAGTCCCGGGCCATGGAGCTGCTCGCACGCGTGGGGCTTGCAGAGCGCTACGACTACTATCCGGCGCACCTGTCGGGCGGGCAGCAGCAGCGCGTGGCGATCGCGCGGGCGCTGGCCATGGAGCCGAAGCTTATGCTGTTCGACGAGCCCACTTCGGCGCTCGACCCCGAGCTCGTGGGGGAGGTGCTCGAGGTGATGCAGGGCCTCGCCGAGAGCGGCATGACCATGATCGTGGTGACGCACGAGATGGGCTTCGCCCGCGAGGTCGCCGACGAGCTCGTGTTCATGGACGGCGGCGTGGTGGTGGAGGCCGGCGATCCCGCCGAGGTGCTCAGCAACCCGCAGCGCGAGCGCACCAAGGCGTTCCTCTCGAAGGTGCTGTAG
- a CDS encoding amino acid ABC transporter permease, translating to MTSHSAGGDSPPGPQSIQAIRLRHPWRTVFATVLIIIVALFLYDMAFNRPVYNWSEVGKYLFDTRIVTGAWYTLQLTVYSMIIAIVLGVSIAVMRQSPNPVVAAVAWVYLWLFRGTPVYVQLVFWGLVPTIYKSIDLGIPFTEAIVSLNTKDLLSYFTLAIIGLALNEAAYMAEIVRAGLLSVDKGQNEASIALGLGWWHTMSRVILPQAMRVIIPPTGNEVISMLKTTSLVTAVPFTLDLYGRQRDIAAVTYQPVPMLIVASLWYLTVTSILMVGQYYLEKHFAKGVEQRPDVMKPTVETQAIGVVGTDDPTTPTYPSGGGETIVPPHNRPGGGA from the coding sequence ATGACCAGTCATTCCGCCGGAGGCGACTCGCCCCCCGGCCCGCAGAGCATTCAGGCGATCAGGCTGCGGCACCCGTGGCGCACGGTGTTCGCCACGGTGCTCATCATCATCGTCGCGCTCTTCCTCTACGACATGGCCTTCAATCGGCCGGTGTACAACTGGAGCGAGGTCGGCAAGTACCTGTTCGACACCCGGATCGTCACGGGCGCGTGGTACACCCTGCAGCTCACCGTCTACTCGATGATCATCGCCATCGTGCTCGGCGTCTCCATCGCCGTGATGCGGCAGTCGCCGAATCCCGTGGTCGCCGCGGTGGCCTGGGTCTACCTCTGGCTCTTCCGCGGTACGCCGGTCTACGTCCAGCTGGTGTTCTGGGGGCTGGTGCCCACCATCTACAAGAGCATCGATCTCGGCATCCCGTTCACCGAGGCGATCGTCAGTCTGAACACGAAGGATCTGCTGAGTTACTTCACGCTCGCGATCATCGGGCTCGCGCTCAACGAGGCGGCGTACATGGCCGAGATCGTGCGCGCGGGCCTGCTCTCGGTCGACAAGGGGCAGAACGAGGCGTCGATCGCGCTGGGTCTCGGCTGGTGGCACACCATGAGCCGGGTGATCCTGCCGCAGGCGATGCGGGTGATCATCCCGCCGACCGGCAACGAGGTGATCTCGATGCTGAAGACCACCTCGCTGGTCACGGCGGTGCCGTTCACGCTGGATCTCTACGGGCGGCAGCGGGACATCGCGGCCGTCACGTATCAGCCGGTTCCGATGCTCATCGTCGCGTCGCTCTGGTACCTCACGGTGACCTCGATCCTCATGGTGGGCCAGTACTACCTCGAGAAGCACTTCGCGAAGGGCGTCGAGCAGCGGCCCGACGTGATGAAGCCCACGGTCGAGACGCAGGCGATCGGGGTGGTCGGCACCGACGACCCGACGACGCCGACCTATCCCAGCGGCGGCGGCGAGACCATCGTGCCGCCGCACAATCGACCCGGAGGTGGCGCATGA
- a CDS encoding ABC transporter substrate-binding protein, translating to MKIRHILPALTAVAALALVGCTNTDGVERTTADAAVLDGIEPDPAAVELLPEEVRESGVLRVGINPNYPPNEYKNAEGEPVGWGVDLGDAVAAKLGLEAQWEDMSFDSIIPRIQEGALDMSSSSFTDTVERQKSVDFINYLNAGSQWAAAVGQDVDPEHACGLTVAVKATTVQEQDELPARSAKCVADGEEPIDILVLDQQPEVTQAVVDGRAVAFSADSPISGDAALQLPDKIELVGEMFDAAPYGLVTPKDSEMTRAVQAAVQSLMDDGTYLEILTSAGVEAGALTTATINAGEN from the coding sequence ATGAAGATCCGCCATATCCTCCCCGCCCTGACCGCTGTCGCCGCTCTCGCCCTCGTGGGCTGCACCAACACCGATGGCGTGGAGCGCACCACCGCAGACGCGGCGGTGCTCGACGGGATCGAGCCCGACCCGGCAGCCGTGGAGCTGCTGCCCGAAGAGGTGCGGGAATCGGGCGTGCTGCGCGTCGGCATCAACCCCAACTACCCCCCGAACGAGTACAAGAACGCCGAGGGCGAGCCGGTCGGCTGGGGTGTGGACCTCGGTGACGCGGTCGCGGCCAAGTTGGGGCTCGAGGCGCAGTGGGAGGACATGAGCTTCGACAGCATCATCCCCCGCATCCAGGAGGGCGCGCTCGACATGAGTTCGTCATCGTTCACCGATACGGTCGAACGCCAGAAGTCGGTCGACTTCATCAACTACCTCAACGCCGGCTCGCAGTGGGCCGCGGCCGTGGGACAGGACGTCGATCCCGAGCACGCCTGCGGCCTGACGGTCGCGGTGAAAGCCACCACCGTGCAGGAGCAGGACGAGCTGCCCGCCCGCAGCGCGAAGTGCGTGGCCGACGGCGAGGAGCCCATCGACATCCTCGTGCTCGACCAGCAGCCGGAAGTGACCCAGGCGGTGGTGGACGGCCGTGCGGTCGCGTTCTCGGCCGACTCGCCGATCTCGGGCGACGCGGCGCTGCAGCTGCCCGACAAGATCGAGCTCGTCGGCGAGATGTTCGACGCCGCGCCGTACGGGCTCGTGACGCCCAAGGACAGCGAGATGACGCGGGCCGTGCAGGCGGCCGTGCAGTCGCTCATGGACGACGGCACATATCTCGAGATCCTCACGAGCGCGGGCGTCGAGGCGGGCGCACTGACCACGGCCACGATCAACGCGGGTGAGAACTAG